Part of the Desulfuromonas acetoxidans DSM 684 genome is shown below.
AGCGGCTTTACGGGTCAGGGATTTATCAGGAAACACGCGAATCCAGATTTTACCACCACGTTTGATGTAGCGGGTCATGGCGCGACGCGCAGCTTCGATCTGACGTGAGGACAACCAACCACGATTGGTGGCCTGAAGACCGTAATCGCCGAAATTAATGTTGGTTGCACCCTTGGCCGCACCTTTCATGCGACCTTTAAACTGCTTTCTATGTTTGACCTTCTTGGGCATTAACATAACGACATACTCCTATCTGACAAGTCTACTGCTCTCGCGAGAGAACTTCGCCCTTGAAGATGAGAACCTTGACTCCAATAATACCGTAGGTCGTTTTCGCTTCAGCGAAACCGTAATCGATATCAGCACGAATCGTGTGCAGAGGCACACGACCTTCACGATACCATTCGGTGCGACTCATCTCGGCACCACCCAGACGACCACTGCACGTGATCTTAATACCCTGGGCACCGAAACGCAGAGATTGACCTACGCTACGCTTCATGGCGCGGCGGAAAGCGACACGACGCTCCAGTTGAAGCGCGACGCCTTCAGCCACGAGCTGAGCATTCATCTCAGGCTTGCGAACTTCTTGAATATTAAGGAAGATTTCCTTGTCGGTGAGTTTGGCCAGCTCCTGCTTAAGCGCCTCAACTTCCGAACCACGCTTGCCGATAATGATACCGGGACGCGCAGCATAAATATTCAATTTCATTTTACCTGCAGCACGCTCGATCTCTATTTTTGAGATGCCGGCATGATACAAGCGCTTCTTCAGGTAGTTACGCAGTTTCAGATCTTCATGGACAAAGCGTGCATAATCTTCGTCTGCATACCACTTCGATTCCCAGGTTCTGATGACACCCAGGCGAAACCCTACAGGATGAACTTTCTGGCCCAAACTATCACCTCCTTGATTGGCTAAATTTCGTCCAGAACGACCTGGACGTGACTAGTTGGCTTACGGATCTTACTGGCACGACCCTGAGCGCGAGGAATAAAGCGCTTCAAAGCCGGTCCTTGGTCGACCGTAATTGTCTTAACATACAGTTTATCAACATCTGCTACGCCTTTTTGCTCGGCATTTGCAACTGCTGACTTCACCAGTTCCGCAACGATACCTGCAGGCTTTTGCGGGGAAAAGCGCAAAATATTCAGCGCTTCCTGTACATTTTTTCCGCGAATCATATCCACGACAAGGCGAGCCTTTTGCGGGGACATGCGGACAAATCTTAATTTCGCTTTTGCTTCCATCCGGTGACTCCGTTGCGGTTATTTTCTCTTGGACTTCTTATCTGCACCATGACCGTAATAGGTCCGAGTAGGTGCAAATTCGCCAAGTTTATGACCTACCATATTCTCACTCACATAAACGGGAAGGAACTTCTTTCCGTTATGTACAGCAAAGGTATGCCCTACGAATTCGGGGATAATCGTGCTACGGCGAGACCAAGTCTTAATGACCTTGCTGGCCGTCGTTCCACCTTCCAAATCAACCTTGCGCAGCAGGCTTTCCTCTACATAAGGTCCCTTCTTAATCGATCTAGCCACGATACACTCCTCTACTTGTTCCGACGACGGACAATGAAACGATCCGTCCGTTTGTTCGTACGGGTTTTATAGCCCTTAGTGGGAACACCCCAAGGCGTAACAGGATGACGTCCACCAGAACTCTTACCTTCACCACCACCATGCGGGTGATCAACAGGGTTCATAGCTACGCCACGAGACTGAGGACGCTTGCCGAGCCAGCGATTACGTCCAGCCTTACCGATCTTGACGTTTTCATGGTCGGTATTACCCACTTGGCCAATAGTCGCACAGCACTCCTGGAGTACCAAACGAACCTCACCGGAAGGCAGACGAAGCTGAGCATAACGGCCTTCTTTTGCAGCGATCATGGCATAAGCACCAGCGCTACGTGCCAGCTGACCACCCTTGCCAACCTTCAGCTCAACATTGTGAACCCAGGTGCCCAAAGGAATGGCACGAATTGCCATGGCATTACCCGGTTGAATATCCGCCGACTCACTAGCGACAACCTCTGCACCAACCTCTAAACCAACAGGGGCAAGGATATAACGCTTCTCGCCATCAGCATAGCTCAGCAGAGCAATGCGTGCTGAACGGTTCGGGTCGTACTCAATGGAAACCACTCGAGCAGGAATTTCTCTTTTATCCCGCTTAAAGTCGATAATGCGGTATTTACGCTTGTGACCACCGCCAGTGTGGCGCTTTGTAATTCGTCCGTTGTTATTGCGTCCGCCAGACTTTTTCAGAGGTTCCAAAAGTGACTTTTCAGGTGTCGCTGTGGTTACCTCCTCGAAAGTCGAGGCTGTCATGTGGCGGCGCCCCGGCGAGGTCGGCTTAAACTTTTTGATCGCCATTATTCTTACTCCGTATCCCTTAGACTGTCATCACACGCCGAAGAAGTCGATATTGCTGCCTTCAGCGAGAGTTACATATGCTTTCTTCCGATTAGGACGCTTGCCAAATTGACGACCAACGCGCTTCACCTTACCTGCAACGATCATCGTATTGACATCATCAACCTTGACGTCGAAAGCTTTTTCCACAGCCTGTTTGATTTCAATCTTGTTTGCATCTTTAGCTACTTCGAATACAACCACGCGACCTTCTTCTTTCTGAATCGCGGTTTTCTCGGTAACCAGCGGCTTTTTAATAATGTGATGTAAAGGCTTCATTACGCCAACGCTCCTTCCAGCTGCTCCACAGCGCCTTCGGTCAAAACCAGGTTGGAGTACTTCATCACGTCATACACATTGACACCGTCGGCGCGCAACACCTTAACGTTACGGAGATTACGTGCCGAAAGTTCGACTTCAGGATTCGCAGCGTCAATAACAACGAGTGCATCCTTAAGTTCAAAGCGATCCACAACCTGCTTGAAACTTTTTGTGCTGATTGAGTCAAGCTTCAGCTCTGAAAGTACCGTCAGTTTCTGCTCCTGAAAACGGGAGGACAGCGCTGAACACAGAGCCAGCTTTTTTACCTTGCGATTCAACTTGAACGCGTAATTACGCGGAGTCGGACCAAAAGCCACACCACCACCAACATGGTTAGGGGCAGTAACGGTACCTTGACGTGCATTGCCGGTACCTTTCTGCTTAAACGGCTTCTTGCCACCACCGGCTACAGCAGCACGGTTTTTACACGCAGACGTACCCTGACGTCGTGCAGCAAGTTGATATCGAACCATGTCATGCACCAAGTACGGGCGAACTTCAGCGTCGAAAACGACCTCATTCAGCTCGCGCTCTGAAACCTGGTTTTTTTGCATATCATAAACAGTTACTTTTGCCATGCTAATATCTCCTGTATCTCTAACAGCCCGGAATTAAGCCTTAATGGCTTTACGGATCGTTACCAGACCGTTTTTAGGGCCGGGGATAGCACCCTTCACCAGGATCAGGTTCTGATCAGCGCGAACATCCACGATTTCCAGATTCTGAATCGTGACACGCTCGTTGCCCATCTGGCCCGCCATTTTCTTGCCCTTAAATACGCGAGAAGGCCAAGCACTGCAACCAATCGCACCAGGAGCACGATGAAACTTAGAGCCGTGCGTACTACGACCACCAGAAAAGTTCCAACGTTTCATGACGCCCTGAAAACCTTTACCCTTACTGGTCCCCATAACATCAACAATATCTCCGGCAGAAAAAACATCGCCACAAACGATCTCAGCACCAACTTCAAGCTCGGCGATTTCACCATCCATCTCACGAAGAGAGGCGAAAACACCCTTACCGGCTTTTTTAAAATGGCCCATTTTGGGCTTATTGATCCGATGGGCCTTCTGTTCGCCAAAACCAAGCTGTACAGCATCATAACCATCAGTATCGACGACTTTCTTCTGCACAACTGTGCAAGGGCCAGCCTCAATAACTGTCACAGGGATGCGCATACCGCTTTCGGTAAATATCTGGGTCATGCCCAGTTTTTTTCCCAGAATTCCGTTAACCATCATACTATCCTTATCAAAAACAATTCGTACTACAGCTTGATTTCAACAAAGACACCCGCTGAAAGGTCAAGCTTCATCAGAGCATCCACTGTTTGCTGTGTAGGGTCGAGAATATCCAACAGCCGCTTGTGAGTGCGGATCTCAAACTGCTCACGGCTCTTCTTGTTAACGTGGGGACCACGCAGAACACAATATTTGTTGATCACAGTCGGCAAAGGAATAGGGCCGGCAAGATGGGACCCCGTCCGCTTAACCGTATCAACAATTTCATTCACTGCCATATCGAGCAGTTTATGATCGTACGCCTTCAGGCGAATTCTTATTTTCTGGCTGGACATGTGTAACCTCAATTACTCAATAATTTCACTAACAACACCGGCGCCGACAGTACGGCCACCTTCGCGAATCGCGAAGCGCAGCTCTTTGTCCATGGCGATCGGGGTGATCATTTCGACGGACATGGCGATGTTATCGCCAGGCATAACCATCTCAACACCTTCAGGCAGCTCTACAACACCGGTGACGTCAGTGGTACGGAAGTAGAACTGAGGACGATAGCCTTTGAAGAACGGCGTATGACGACCACCCTCTTCTTTAGTCAGAATATAGGCCTCGGCCTTAAACTTGGTGTGAGGAGTGATGCTGCCGGGCTTGGCCAGAACTTGACCACGCTCAAT
Proteins encoded:
- the rplP gene encoding 50S ribosomal protein L16 translates to MLMPKKVKHRKQFKGRMKGAAKGATNINFGDYGLQATNRGWLSSRQIEAARRAMTRYIKRGGKIWIRVFPDKSLTRKAAETRMGKGKGSPDSWVAVVRPGMVLYEMQGVPEEVAREALRLAAHKLPISTKFVAREESSNEG
- the rpsC gene encoding 30S ribosomal protein S3, which codes for MGQKVHPVGFRLGVIRTWESKWYADEDYARFVHEDLKLRNYLKKRLYHAGISKIEIERAAGKMKLNIYAARPGIIIGKRGSEVEALKQELAKLTDKEIFLNIQEVRKPEMNAQLVAEGVALQLERRVAFRRAMKRSVGQSLRFGAQGIKITCSGRLGGAEMSRTEWYREGRVPLHTIRADIDYGFAEAKTTYGIIGVKVLIFKGEVLSREQ
- the rplV gene encoding 50S ribosomal protein L22, which codes for MEAKAKLRFVRMSPQKARLVVDMIRGKNVQEALNILRFSPQKPAGIVAELVKSAVANAEQKGVADVDKLYVKTITVDQGPALKRFIPRAQGRASKIRKPTSHVQVVLDEI
- the rpsS gene encoding 30S ribosomal protein S19, with product MARSIKKGPYVEESLLRKVDLEGGTTASKVIKTWSRRSTIIPEFVGHTFAVHNGKKFLPVYVSENMVGHKLGEFAPTRTYYGHGADKKSKRK
- the rplB gene encoding 50S ribosomal protein L2; translation: MAIKKFKPTSPGRRHMTASTFEEVTTATPEKSLLEPLKKSGGRNNNGRITKRHTGGGHKRKYRIIDFKRDKREIPARVVSIEYDPNRSARIALLSYADGEKRYILAPVGLEVGAEVVASESADIQPGNAMAIRAIPLGTWVHNVELKVGKGGQLARSAGAYAMIAAKEGRYAQLRLPSGEVRLVLQECCATIGQVGNTDHENVKIGKAGRNRWLGKRPQSRGVAMNPVDHPHGGGEGKSSGGRHPVTPWGVPTKGYKTRTNKRTDRFIVRRRNK
- a CDS encoding 50S ribosomal protein L23, which encodes MKPLHHIIKKPLVTEKTAIQKEEGRVVVFEVAKDANKIEIKQAVEKAFDVKVDDVNTMIVAGKVKRVGRQFGKRPNRKKAYVTLAEGSNIDFFGV
- the rplD gene encoding 50S ribosomal protein L4 — protein: MAKVTVYDMQKNQVSERELNEVVFDAEVRPYLVHDMVRYQLAARRQGTSACKNRAAVAGGGKKPFKQKGTGNARQGTVTAPNHVGGGVAFGPTPRNYAFKLNRKVKKLALCSALSSRFQEQKLTVLSELKLDSISTKSFKQVVDRFELKDALVVIDAANPEVELSARNLRNVKVLRADGVNVYDVMKYSNLVLTEGAVEQLEGALA
- the rplC gene encoding 50S ribosomal protein L3, producing the protein MVNGILGKKLGMTQIFTESGMRIPVTVIEAGPCTVVQKKVVDTDGYDAVQLGFGEQKAHRINKPKMGHFKKAGKGVFASLREMDGEIAELEVGAEIVCGDVFSAGDIVDVMGTSKGKGFQGVMKRWNFSGGRSTHGSKFHRAPGAIGCSAWPSRVFKGKKMAGQMGNERVTIQNLEIVDVRADQNLILVKGAIPGPKNGLVTIRKAIKA
- the rpsJ gene encoding 30S ribosomal protein S10; translated protein: MSSQKIRIRLKAYDHKLLDMAVNEIVDTVKRTGSHLAGPIPLPTVINKYCVLRGPHVNKKSREQFEIRTHKRLLDILDPTQQTVDALMKLDLSAGVFVEIKL